In Phocoena phocoena chromosome 11, mPhoPho1.1, whole genome shotgun sequence, one DNA window encodes the following:
- the APOF gene encoding LOW QUALITY PROTEIN: apolipoprotein F (The sequence of the model RefSeq protein was modified relative to this genomic sequence to represent the inferred CDS: inserted 1 base in 1 codon) — MRGLRLIMVPAELLLCCFLLHAVDAISYGNQTNVLVHLHSSLGSWLPSSAPLSCRALLPKSLPGFTHMALLPKFLVGLPLMIALENAGCQADVRVLQLQLYRQGSVKATQILIRHLQELEKSRSTGTGVSVDALASALQLLAREHPDPERARRSLSIKDCEQEREQSVHNVVQLLPGVGTFYNLGTALYYAVQNCSDKAKERGQDGVIDLGYELLMAMAGLSGGPTGVMISTALKPIVKSGVQRVIQYYNEREVNSPPPETSKEVLGGTSXLSHLEETTTMGPLVSVVSSVPYWQWTLLYDYGLDPRDGNTTEI; from the exons ATGCGTGGTCTCAGACTCATCATGGTACCAGCTGAGCTACTTCTTTGCTGCTTCCTTCTGCACGCTGTGGATGCCATTTCATATGGAAACCAGACAAACGTCTTGGTGCACCTTCACTCATCCTTGGGATCCTGGCTACCTTCCTCAGCCCCATTGTCTTGCCGGGCCCTGCTCCCCAAATCCCTGCCTGGCTTCACCCACATGGCCCTTCTCCCCAAGTTCCTGGTAGGCCTGCCCCTGATGATTGCCTTGGAGAATGCTGGCTGTCAAGCTGATGTACGGGTCCTGCAGCTTCAGCTCTACCGCCAGGGGAGTGTAAAGGCGACACAGATCCTCATCAGACATCTTCAAGAGCTCGAGAAAAGCAGAAGCACAGGGACGGGAGTGTCAGTGGATGCcctggcctctgctctgcagcTGTTGGCCAGGGAGCACCCAGACCCAGAGAGGGCCCGACGATCCCTCTCCATCAAGGACTGTGAGCAGGAGCGGGAGCAGAGTGTGCACAATGTCGTCCAGCTGTTGCCAGGAGTGGGAACCTTCTACAACCTGGGCACAGCATTGTATTATGCTGTTCAGAACTGCTCGGACAAGGCCAAGGAACGAGGCCAAGACGGGGTCATAGATCTGGGTTATGAACTTCTGATGGCCATGGCTGGATTGTCAGGGGGGCCCACGGGAGTAATGATCAGTACTGCACTTAAACCTATAGTGAAGTCTGGGGTTCAGCGGGTGATCCAGTATTATAATGAGAGAGAGGTGAACAGCCCTCCACCAGAGACCAGCAAGGAGGTCTTGGGGGGCACCT AATTGAGTCACCTGGAAGAAACAACTACCATGGGCCCTTTGGTATCAGTAGTAAGTTCAGTTCCTTACTGGCAGTGGACCTTACTCTATGACTATGGCTTAGATCCTAGGGATGGGAATACTACTGAGATATAA